In the genome of Polyangia bacterium, the window GCGATGCGACGACGATCTTCTGGTCGGACGCCGGGACCGGCACGGTCTTCTCGCTGGCCAAGACGGCCGGCGCCACCCGCGCGCCGCTGGGCACGTTCGACACCGGCAGCGCACCGGTGCAGTTAGCGCTGGATGGCGACAACATCTATCTATTGTCGGCCAAACAGTTGATGCGTTTGCCCAAGGTCGGCGGGACGGCCACGGTGCTGGCGTCGGTGGCGGGGACCGGAGGCGACACGTATGTGGCCAGCTTGGGCAATGCGGTTTCCTTGGCGGTCGACGATACGTTCGTCTACTGGCTGTACGAAGGGCACGGCCAGGTTCTGAAAATCGCCAAATAGCGCGGCAGCATCATTGATTTACCGTCCGGGCGGGATTGGTTATGGTGGTGGACCTGCCCTGACGGAGGATTGCATGGGTTTTGGTCGCGTTGTTTTGCATCATTCCCCAATGAACCGGTTGTTGCTGCTTGGTTGTCTGGTGATGGGTTGTGCCCAAAGTGTGTCGGCGCCGCCGGCAATGGGCGCGGGGACCGGCGGAACGACCGTCGGTGGCAGCGGCGGCGACAACAGCGGTTCCGGTGGCAGCGGTGGCGCGACGACTGGCTCCGGCGGCGCGGGCGGCGCGCAACCGGTCGACGACGCCGGCAGCGGCGGCGGCGGTTCGTCGACGGACGCGGGCGGTACGGCGCCCGACACTGGCGTGGGCGGCAGCAGCGACGCGGCCCCGTTGCAGGAGTGCACCATGCCCTCCATCGATCGCCTGGAGCTGTGGGTGGCCACCATGGGCGAAGGAAACATGATGCCCTCGGGCGGTAACATCCTGGTCAAAGAAGGCGATCACTACGTCGGCAAGATCGTGTTCGTTGGCAACGGCTGGCACGTGGTTCCGGTTTACGCCAGCAACGACGCCAACGGGCAGGTCGATCTGTCCAGGTCCGCCGGCTTCACGTTGACCTACAGCGCCACCAGCGACTTTTATATTCAGTTGCGCCCCGGCAATCATTGGGGCGGCGACCAGCAATTTGGCGCCAAAGTGCCGTCAACCGGCGGCGCTACGCAAAGCCAATTCATTGCCCTGACGGCAGCAACCTGGGGCCGAATCCCCGGCCTTTCGGCGCCGGCGCAAACCTTCGCTGCCACCGTCAACAATGTGCGCGGGTTGGTGATGGTGGGCGACACGGCCAACACGATCGTTTTTTCCGGGCTGCGCTTTGATAACTACATTCCGGACTGCCGCTGACGCCAGGGAGACAATGGGGGATTGAACCCGCGGGCGGTTGCGGCGATGCTCGGGTGATGAAAGATCGAATTGACCAGCTGGCCGATCTATTGATGAGCGCCGCCTATGCCGACGGGCACCTGGAAGGCGAAGAAAAGATGGCCGTTGGTAAGCTGCTGCGCTTGACCCTGGGCGTGGGTACGCTGCCGATGGATCTCAATTTTCGCATCCAGGAGTTTTCGCCCGCCACCTTCGATCTGGAAAAGACGGCCGCCGTCTTCGCTGGTGATCCACCAGAGGCCAAGCGTTCATTGCTCGAGCTGATTGCTGCCGTTCACGCCTCCGACGCCGAGCACGACTTCGACGAAGACATCCACCTACGTCAGGTGGCCGGCGCCATCGGCCTACCGCCCTCGGCGTACGAGGACATGGTTATGGATATCGTCGAGGAAACCGATCTGCCGGCGTCGATGGCCCGCGTCCGACACGCGCAGTAGCCCCTTGGGCGCGTGCGGTCGCGGTCGCGGCATTAAAGTCGGACCCCACCGAAACCGATTCTGACTACTCCAGTATTAATGGAGGAGGATCTGGCCGTGATGCGAGGCTGCCGGGGGATGGTGCTGTTTCTTCTGGCCGCGACGGGGTGCTCTTTTTCGCCACATCTGCCCGCGGGCGGAAAAATCACCTGCGGCTCCCAGGACAAGTGCCCGTCGCAATTTCCTAATTGCTTTGACGGGACCTGCCATTCCTTCGCTTTGACCAATGATGGGGGCGGCACCGGTGGTTCCGGCGGTGGCGGAAGCGGCAGCGGGGCTGACGGTGCCGTCGTCGATCAATCCGGGCCAGTTGATCAAATGATGTCACCGGACGCGGCAGTGGATCGCACCGCCGGCGACGGGGGCGCGGATCTCGCCGTCGATCTGATGGTCGATCAAAGCGTGGACCACGGACTTACCGATGTGCCGGTCGAGGTGGG includes:
- a CDS encoding TerB family tellurite resistance protein, translated to MKDRIDQLADLLMSAAYADGHLEGEEKMAVGKLLRLTLGVGTLPMDLNFRIQEFSPATFDLEKTAAVFAGDPPEAKRSLLELIAAVHASDAEHDFDEDIHLRQVAGAIGLPPSAYEDMVMDIVEETDLPASMARVRHAQ